A genomic segment from Perca flavescens isolate YP-PL-M2 chromosome 13, PFLA_1.0, whole genome shotgun sequence encodes:
- the mis18a gene encoding protein Mis18-alpha, whose amino-acid sequence MAARKKSLQPRQTSINTTFESSIDSTAVEEKLLSQAEEDEDGDDDGPVVFICGKCKLPVGDSMSWDGSEDCQNQIRLKRVTDNVVVGEDSRLHEASKRSLCLIVDLFCRGCNSVLGMVYASTPKNLDHKRFAFCLNVADIDSYVLGSASQMLAAEGPKEQPVTLEYRGIVEQQLTEMKMLVMSMAQRLEEIDAGLQEECDVA is encoded by the exons ATGGCGGCGAGAAAGAAGTCGTTACAACCCCGACAGACAAGTATAAATACCACGTTTGAGTCCAGTATAGACTCCACCGCCGTCGAAGAAAAGTTGTTAAGCCAAGCAGAGGAGGACGAGGATGGTGACGACGACGGACCTGTGGTCTTCATCTGCGGGAAGTGCAAGTTGCCTGTTGGGGACTCAATGTCCTGGGATGGAAGTGAAGACTGCCAAAACCAAATACGACTGAAGC GGGTCACTGACAACGTCGTGGTTGGAGAGGACTCTCGCCTGCATGAAGCAAGCAAACGATCTCTCTG TCTGATCGTGGATCTGTTCTGTCGAGGCTGCAACTCTGTACTTGGTATGGTTTACGCATCCACGCCTAAGAACCTGGACCACAAGAGATTTGCATTCTGTCTCAATGTAGCAGACATTGACAG CTATGTGCTTGGCTCTGCAAGCCAGATGCTGGCAGCAGAGGGCCCCAAAGAGCAGCCAGTCACACTGGAGTACAGAGGCATTGTTGAACAACAGCTGACAGAG ATGAAAATGCTGGTCATGTCCATGGCACAGAGGCTGGAAGAGATTGATGCTGGCCTTCAGGAGGAATGCGATGTGGCATGA
- the hunk gene encoding hormonally up-regulated neu tumor-associated kinase homolog A, giving the protein MPVADMVVDNSHGLGLYEGKTPNSAGNDNVLPASLCSPAADILKNFYHTKRVGNYLIGRKLGEGSFAKVREGLHALTGEKVAVKVIDKRKAKKDSYVTKNLRREGHIQQMIRHPNITQLLDILETENSYYLVMELCPGGNLMNRIYDKKRLDERETQKYIRQLVLAVEHLHRAGVVHRDLKIENLLLDEQDNIKLIDFGLSNCAGILGYSDPFSTQCGSPAYAAPELLSRKKYGPKVDVWSIGVNMYAMLTGTLPFTVEPFSLRALHQKMVDKEMNPLPPSLSTAAICLLKKLLEPDPNKRPNIHQVMADSWLQLANKNTGAPYLNRIHIEEINHTVLLHMTEKMSYKHSEVLSAVLTNRACHTLAVYFLLNKKMKRLSKEYREMQFQENKKGEKQKSEYFQTQWRKHVDKLTIPPKQTPVYLAVAKGPSKEKKHRTGLLRAITGGHRNSPLAPPGTVASSSMEYLEIQPLFSNTPQQRRRLATLPQVNTSPEHNIPAPPAPSPIGMHSFGSLSKAEQIEDTPASPWYKLTNGTLSPPRHVSAFQPDSSYLKKATIPSPPVLIVNPQPKKSVSSDWGGSSDTSGSPPSTVGSPPGSSAFSPPKSAFSPLNPTSAFIPPSNSSSSDPDSPTHRSKFPSMGIGQILKKKVQLQPFSFRPEQVVEEVVSPPPYPMQTLLCASGALKTLC; this is encoded by the exons ATGCCAGTTGCCGACATGGTAGTAGACAACAGCCACGGGTTAGGCCTATATGAGGGCAAAACCCCAAATAGTGCCGGGAATGACAACGTCCTCCCGGCCTCTCTATGCAGTCCTGCGGCGGACATCCTCAAGAACTTTTATCACACCAAACGGGTCGGGAACTATCTGATCGGGAGGAAGCTGGGAGAAGGATCGTTCGCCAAAGTTAGAGAAGGTCTCCATGCGTTGACTGGAGAAAAG gtGGCGGTGAAGGTGATCGACAAGCGAAAGGCCAAGAAGGACTCTTATGTGACCAAGAACCTGCGGCGGGAGGGCCACATCCAGCAGATGATCCGCCACCCCAACATCACACAGCTGCTGGACATCCTGGAGACCGAGAACAGCTACTACCTGGTGATGGAGCTGTGTCCCGGCGGGAACCTCATGAACCGCATCTACGACAAGAAACGCCTGGATGAGCGGGAGACTCAGAAATACATCCGGCAGTTGGTGCTGGCCGTTGAGCACCTGCACAGGGCAGGCGTGGTGCACAG GGATCTGAAGATAGAAAACCTTCTGTTGGATGAGCAGGACAACATAAAGCTCATAG ATTTTGGCCTCAGTAACTGCGCAGGCATCTTGGGATACTCCGACCCATTCAGCACCCAGTGTGGAAGTCCGGCCTACGCCGCCCCAGAGCTGCTCTCCAGAAAGAAGTACGGGCCGAAGGTGGATGTCTGGTCCAT TGGCGTGAACATGTATGCCATGTTGACTGGGACTCTGCCGTTCACCGTGGAGCCCTTCAGTCTCCGAGCCCTGCACCAGAAGATGGTGGACAAAGAGATGAACCCTCTACCTCCCTCGCTCTCCACAG CTGCCATCTGTCTTCTGAAGAAGCTTCTTGAGCCAGATCCCAACAAGCGTCCCAATATCCATCAGGTGATGGCTGATTCCTGGCTACAGCTGGCCAACAAGAACACAGGGGCACCGTACCTCAACAG GATCCACATTGAGGAAATAAACCACACAGTGTTGCTGCATATGACGGAGAAGATGAGCTACAAGCACAGTGAGGTGCTGAGCGCTGTCCTCACCAACCGCGCCTGCCACACTCTTGCTGTCTACTTCCTCCTCAACAAGAAAATGAAGAGACTCTCTAAAGAGTACAGG GAGATGCAGTTTCAAGAAAATAAGAAAGGAGAAAAGCAGAAAAGCGAATACTTCCAGACCCAGTGGAGGAAGCACGTGGACAAGCTCACTATACCCCCCAAGCAGACGCCCGTCTACCTGGCAGTTGCCAAGGGGCCCAGCAAGGAGAAGAAACACAGAACAG GTTTATTGCGTGCAATAACTGGTGGCCATCGCAATTCACCTCTGGCACCACCTGGCACCGTCGCCTCTTCCTCCATGGAATATCTAGAGATCCAACCTCTCTTTTCTAACACCCCTCAGCAACGGAGGCGCTTGGCCACCCTTCCACAAGTCAATACGAGCCCAGAGCACAACATACCTGCCCCGCCAGCACCATCACCGATCGGCATGCATTCCTTCGGCTCCCTCTCCAAAGCCGAGCAAATTGAAGACACCCCCGCCTCACCCTGGTACAAGCTGACCAACGGGACTCTGTCCCCACCGCGCCACGTCTCTGCCTTCCAACCCGACTCCTCTTACTTGAAGAAGGCCACGATCCCCAGTCCTCCCGTCCTCATTGTCAACCCGCAGCCCAAGAAGAGTGTCTCGTCAGATTGGGGCGGTTCTTCTGACACCAGCGGCAGCCCTCCCAGCACTGTAGGAAGCCCCCCGGGGAGCTCGGCTTTCAGCCCTCCAAAGTCCGCCTTCAGTCCCCTCAACCCCACCTCAGCATTCATTCCTCCttccaacagcagcagcagcgatcCCGACAGCCCGACGCACCGCAGCAAATTCCCCTCGATGGGAATTGGACAGATCCTAAAGAAGAAGGTCCAGCTGCAGCCGTTCTCTTTCAGGCCAGAACAGGTCGTTGAGGAAGTGGTGTCCCCGCCTCCCTACCCCATGCAGACTCTCCTCTGTGCTTCAGGTGCACTCAAGACCCTCTGCTGA
- the haus1 gene encoding HAUS augmin-like complex subunit 1, with translation MCEKINKVNSWLGAVFGDQPVPHFEVNTRTVDILYQLAQSSEARCSDTALLTQDLKQKASEYQAEGAHLRDVLLQGVGLSCASLSKPAADYLSALVDTAMVLGVRDTSLGSFMPAMNNLTNELLEKEKSNRRLERELRALRERLGVTMVLRSNLQEDINKTIKLQSVESAKAEERLLNMDFVTAKTKDLSSRREKAEAQLASRNMDKSITHQAIVQLSEEATALKQEIIPLKKKLEPYMDLSPSPSLARVKIEEAKRELAAIDAQLEMNMDFK, from the exons ATGTGTGAAAAGATAAATAAG GTGAACAGCTGGCTCGGCGCAGTGTTTGGGGATCAGCCGGTGCCACACTTTGAGGTCAACACAAGGACTGTCGACATCCTGTACCAGCTGGCACAGTCCAGTGAAGCCCGGTGCAGCGACACAGCCCTCCTCACACAAGACCTCAAACAGAAAGCATCAGAGTATCAGGCTGAGG GTGCTCATCTCCGTGATGTTCTTTTACAAGGTGTAGGTCTGTCCTGTGCAAGCTTGTCAAAGCCTGCTGCTGACTACTTGTCTGCTTTAGTGGACACTGCCATGGTACTTGGAGTCAGAGACACATCACTGGGCAG CTTTATGCCAGCAATGAACAACCTCACCAACGAACTGCTGGAAAAAGAGAAGTCAAACCGGAGACTTGAGAGGGAACTCAGGGCCCTCAGAGAGAGACTTGGTGTTACTATGGTGCTGCGGAGCAACTTACAAGA AGATATCAACAAAACTATCAAATTACAGTCAGTGGAGAGCGCTAAAGCAGAGGAGAGACTGCTCAACATGGATTTTGTGACGGCAAAGACTAAAGACCTCAGCAGCAGACGGGAGAAGGCAGAG GCTCAACTTGCATCCAGGAACATGGACAAGTCTATCACCCACCAGGCTATTGTGCAGCTTTCTGAG GAAGCCACCGCGCTGAAACAAGAAATAATCCCTTTGAAAAAGAAACTGGAGCCTTACATGGACTTAAGCCCG AGCCCATCTCTTGCTCGAGTGAAAATAGAAGAAGCAAAAAGAGAATTG GCTGCAATTGATGCCCAACTTGAGATGAATATGGATTTCAAGTGA